One Coleofasciculus sp. FACHB-1120 DNA window includes the following coding sequences:
- a CDS encoding ABA4-like family protein: MTIAQLFNGANLFVLPFWALMIFLPNWGVTKRVMESYLPVVALAALYVYWFFTSITPESAQAMSNPQLADIARFFADEKAAAIGWVHFLVMDLFVGRYIYWEGQRTGVWTIHSLVLCLFAGPMGLLSHILTMWVTNKFFSPTGTDSATASTPTSQA, translated from the coding sequence ATGACAATTGCTCAACTATTCAACGGCGCGAATCTGTTTGTTCTGCCTTTCTGGGCGCTAATGATTTTCCTACCCAACTGGGGTGTGACGAAACGGGTGATGGAATCTTATCTCCCCGTTGTGGCTTTAGCAGCTTTATATGTGTATTGGTTTTTTACATCGATTACACCGGAATCTGCTCAAGCAATGTCCAATCCTCAGCTAGCTGATATTGCTCGATTCTTTGCAGACGAGAAAGCAGCTGCGATTGGGTGGGTTCATTTCCTGGTAATGGATTTGTTCGTAGGTCGCTATATTTACTGGGAAGGACAGCGTACTGGTGTCTGGACAATCCACTCGCTGGTGCTGTGCTTATTTGCAGGGCCAATGGGGCTGTTGTCTCATATTTTGACGATGTGGGTGACAAATAAATTTTTCTCCCCAACTGGAACTGATTCTGCAACTGCCTCGACTCCAACTTCACAGGCCTAA
- a CDS encoding ROK family protein, whose product MRTLAVDIGGSGIKVIVLDEAGEPLTERTRVETPVPAKPEPVIDAIATLAAGQGEFDRVSVGFPGVVRDGVTKTAVNLTPEWIGFDLATVLSDRLGKPVRVANDADIQGMGAISGKGVELVITLGTGFGSALFVDGKLVPNLELGHHPFRKGETYEEQMGRAALDKVGKEKWNNRLEKAIASLQHLFNYDSLYIGGGEAKKITFELPTNTKIVPNVTGLLGGIALWRD is encoded by the coding sequence ATGCGAACCCTAGCTGTTGACATTGGCGGTAGTGGCATCAAGGTAATTGTCTTAGACGAAGCTGGAGAACCACTAACCGAACGCACTCGTGTAGAAACCCCAGTTCCAGCCAAACCGGAACCAGTGATTGATGCGATCGCTACCCTCGCTGCGGGACAAGGTGAGTTTGACCGCGTATCCGTTGGTTTTCCGGGTGTCGTGCGCGATGGCGTGACAAAAACGGCGGTAAATCTAACTCCAGAGTGGATTGGATTCGATCTGGCAACCGTGTTGAGCGATCGCTTGGGCAAGCCGGTGCGGGTGGCAAATGATGCCGATATTCAGGGAATGGGGGCAATCTCCGGCAAGGGTGTTGAGTTGGTAATTACCCTGGGCACCGGCTTTGGTTCCGCCTTGTTTGTAGACGGGAAACTGGTACCCAATCTAGAACTGGGTCATCATCCGTTTCGCAAAGGGGAAACCTATGAAGAGCAGATGGGGCGTGCTGCTTTAGATAAAGTCGGTAAGGAAAAATGGAATAATCGGCTAGAAAAAGCGATCGCGTCTCTTCAACATTTGTTTAATTACGATTCCCTTTATATCGGCGGCGGCGAAGCGAAAAAGATAACGTTTGAGTTACCGACAAATACCAAAATCGTTCCCAATGTGACAGGTTTATTGGGCGGGATTGCTTTATGGCGGGATTAG